One genomic segment of Anaerobaca lacustris includes these proteins:
- a CDS encoding CehA/McbA family metallohydrolase: MAMRYQTDLRDDGTPRLIVRALCAGLMWVCLTLPVDAATRLEARIVDDASGQPLAARVAVTNADGKFVEIAGRHEHVEYLGKRWCYVDGSFALTVPSGGVWLEIRRGFETLPLTAKIAGQASSKKAEKTFRLRRWIDMGAKGYVNGDIHAHLPVPKVAHPQMRAEDLNTLTLLYLPDTESPIATNRCFTGKLDACSTPGCEIYVSQEIQEWQMGHLTLLGLTSLVPGYPHAGGSLEHWKGFPQWDLMRALRATREQNGTIFWSHISSLPGAELPVALALGLVDGVELITWSDPTHLPNHWGPWEDSGFSQAEFPVMRSMDLYYQFLNAGFRLPIAAGTDKFEEEIPLGSNRTYARVTGTPNYDSWLAAVKAGRGFVTNGPIVEFDVAGSEPGDVIEFQGRKQVKARARVRSILPINTIDIVMNGRKVGHKTVPLLRQDPPADGIYSLEVEATVELTDSAWLAARVSDHPDLLHRILPRGLSVFSHTSPVYFLKDGRKVREPASIAYLQKYVEGTLHWLGTNPNFALEEDRQAAHQAAEQALQVYRDL, from the coding sequence ATGGCCATGCGATATCAAACGGATCTTCGAGACGACGGGACACCACGGCTGATCGTGCGAGCGCTTTGTGCGGGCCTCATGTGGGTGTGTCTGACACTGCCCGTGGACGCGGCGACGCGCCTGGAGGCGCGCATCGTGGACGACGCGAGTGGACAACCGCTGGCGGCCCGTGTCGCGGTCACGAACGCCGACGGCAAGTTCGTCGAGATCGCCGGCCGGCACGAGCACGTCGAGTATCTGGGCAAACGCTGGTGCTACGTCGATGGCTCGTTCGCCCTGACGGTTCCCAGCGGCGGCGTCTGGCTCGAAATCCGCCGGGGGTTCGAGACCCTGCCTCTGACGGCAAAGATCGCCGGCCAGGCATCGAGTAAGAAGGCCGAGAAGACCTTCCGCCTTCGCCGCTGGATCGACATGGGAGCCAAAGGGTACGTCAACGGTGACATCCATGCGCATTTGCCCGTCCCGAAGGTCGCCCATCCGCAGATGCGGGCCGAAGACCTCAACACGCTGACGCTGCTGTACCTGCCGGACACCGAATCGCCCATTGCGACGAACCGCTGCTTCACGGGCAAGCTCGATGCCTGCTCGACGCCGGGCTGCGAGATCTACGTCAGCCAGGAGATCCAGGAATGGCAGATGGGCCATCTGACGCTGCTGGGTCTGACGTCTCTTGTCCCCGGCTACCCGCACGCCGGCGGCTCGCTCGAACACTGGAAGGGTTTTCCGCAGTGGGACTTGATGCGGGCTCTGCGCGCGACGCGCGAGCAGAACGGCACGATCTTCTGGTCGCACATCTCGTCACTGCCCGGCGCCGAATTGCCCGTGGCGCTCGCGTTGGGCCTCGTCGACGGGGTCGAGCTGATCACCTGGAGCGACCCGACGCACTTGCCCAACCACTGGGGCCCGTGGGAGGATTCGGGCTTTTCGCAGGCCGAGTTTCCGGTCATGCGGAGCATGGACCTGTACTACCAATTCCTCAACGCCGGGTTCCGCCTGCCGATCGCCGCCGGCACCGACAAATTCGAGGAGGAGATTCCCCTGGGCAGCAACCGGACGTACGCCCGCGTGACGGGGACGCCGAACTATGACTCCTGGCTGGCAGCGGTCAAGGCCGGTCGCGGCTTCGTCACCAACGGCCCCATCGTCGAGTTCGACGTCGCCGGCAGCGAGCCGGGCGACGTGATCGAGTTCCAGGGCCGCAAGCAGGTCAAGGCCCGCGCGCGAGTCCGCTCGATCCTGCCGATCAACACAATCGACATCGTTATGAACGGCCGCAAGGTCGGCCACAAGACGGTCCCGCTGCTGCGGCAGGACCCGCCCGCCGACGGCATCTATTCACTCGAGGTCGAGGCGACCGTCGAGCTGACCGACAGCGCCTGGCTGGCCGCCCGCGTGAGCGATCATCCGGACCTGCTCCATCGCATCCTGCCGAGGGGACTGTCCGTGTTCTCCCACACCAGCCCGGTCTACTTCCTCAAGGACGGCCGCAAAGTCCGCGAGCCCGCATCGATCGCCTACCTGCAGAAGTACGTCGAGGGAACCCTGCACTGGCTCGGCACCAACCCGAACTTCGCCCTCGAAGAAGACCGCCAAGCCGCCCACCAGGCCGCCGAACAAGCCCTCCAGGTATACAGAGATCTGTAG
- a CDS encoding PhzF family phenazine biosynthesis protein: MIECPFYIVDVFAERKYAGNQLAVFRNAGDLTDDEMQQIAREMNFSETTFILSDQPRDGGYDVRIFTPVAEVPFAGHPTLGTAFVIRREIIGKDVEQVNLNLKLKPIPVTFGQEAGRDILWMKQKSPDFGDTTDPASMADLLGLDPDQIETRFPIQAVSTGLWFAIVPLKDLDAVRRARVNRDKYFAASRQEHEDGILVFCPETYDERNDLNVRVFVPSYGIEEDPATGSGNGCLAGYLVRHRYFGETRIDARVEQGCEIGRPSLIRLKAERQQDAIDVNVGGRVVPVAEGRFL; this comes from the coding sequence ATGATCGAATGCCCTTTCTACATCGTGGACGTGTTCGCAGAGCGGAAGTACGCGGGGAACCAACTGGCGGTGTTCCGGAATGCCGGCGACTTGACCGACGACGAGATGCAGCAGATCGCGCGGGAGATGAACTTCTCGGAGACGACGTTCATCCTGTCGGATCAGCCGCGTGACGGCGGGTACGACGTGCGGATCTTCACGCCCGTTGCCGAGGTGCCTTTTGCGGGGCACCCGACCCTGGGGACCGCTTTCGTCATCCGCCGTGAGATCATCGGCAAAGACGTCGAGCAGGTGAATCTGAACCTGAAGCTCAAGCCGATCCCGGTCACGTTCGGGCAGGAGGCGGGCCGCGACATCCTGTGGATGAAGCAGAAATCGCCCGACTTCGGAGATACGACCGATCCGGCGTCGATGGCAGATTTGCTCGGGCTCGATCCGGACCAGATCGAAACGCGTTTCCCCATCCAGGCGGTCTCGACGGGACTTTGGTTCGCCATCGTCCCGCTGAAGGATCTCGATGCGGTGAGACGAGCACGCGTCAACCGGGACAAGTACTTCGCGGCGTCGCGACAGGAGCACGAAGACGGAATCCTCGTCTTCTGTCCCGAGACATACGACGAGCGGAACGATCTGAACGTCCGCGTGTTCGTGCCCTCCTACGGCATCGAAGAGGACCCGGCCACCGGCAGCGGCAACGGCTGCCTGGCCGGCTATCTCGTCCGGCACCGCTACTTCGGCGAAACCAGAATCGACGCGCGTGTCGAGCAGGGCTGCGAAATCGGCCGCCCTTCCCTGATCCGCCTGAAAGCCGAGCGCCAGCAGGACGCCATCGACGTCAACGTCGGCGGCCGCGTCGTCCCCGTCGCCGAGGGTCGCTTCCTATGA